Proteins encoded within one genomic window of Aerococcus viridans:
- the argB gene encoding acetylglutamate kinase, translated as MIEISKQDIEKANILIDSLAYIKDFHQKIVVIKYGGHAMISEQMRQRVISDIAWLSYVGMKPIIVHGGGPEINRMLELQGVEPQFINGLRVTSSDVMRTVEMVLTGSISPNLTTMLNEEGVSSVSVSGKDNKIMEAVKKDESLGLVGQVTNVNTDYLRQMLDDNLLPVISPIAHGPKGESLNINSDEAAAAIASALNAEKMIYLTDINGIYEDPADPTTLCSVMSADQIQKAIENEMITGGMIPKVENCLDAIQSGVRSCQIIDGTIPHAIILELFTKNGIGTMITA; from the coding sequence GTGATAGAAATTAGTAAGCAAGATATTGAGAAGGCAAATATTTTAATAGACTCATTGGCTTATATTAAGGATTTTCACCAAAAAATTGTGGTGATTAAATATGGCGGTCATGCCATGATTTCTGAGCAAATGCGTCAGCGGGTGATTTCAGATATCGCCTGGCTGTCGTACGTTGGAATGAAGCCGATTATCGTACATGGTGGTGGGCCAGAAATTAACCGGATGCTTGAGCTGCAAGGGGTTGAGCCACAGTTTATTAATGGTTTGCGGGTGACTTCTAGTGACGTCATGCGGACAGTGGAGATGGTATTAACTGGATCGATCTCACCTAATTTAACAACTATGTTGAATGAAGAGGGTGTTTCCTCAGTTTCTGTTTCTGGTAAAGACAATAAAATTATGGAAGCCGTGAAGAAGGATGAGTCGCTAGGTTTAGTTGGCCAGGTAACCAATGTCAACACTGACTACCTACGCCAAATGTTAGATGATAATTTGCTTCCAGTGATTTCACCCATCGCTCATGGCCCCAAAGGAGAAAGCTTGAACATCAATTCGGATGAAGCGGCCGCTGCCATTGCCTCAGCTTTAAATGCTGAAAAAATGATTTATCTAACCGATATTAACGGCATTTATGAAGATCCGGCTGACCCAACAACTTTATGTTCGGTTATGTCCGCTGACCAAATCCAAAAAGCCATTGAAAATGAAATGATTACAGGCGGTATGATCCCTAAAGTGGAAAATTGCCTAGACGCCATCCAATCGGGCGTCCGTTCGTGCCAGATTATCGACGGCACCATTCCCCATGCTATTATCTTAGAGTTATTTACCAAAAATGGCATCGGCACCATGATTACAGCTTAA